In Bacillus kexueae, the following proteins share a genomic window:
- a CDS encoding NAD(P)H-dependent glycerol-3-phosphate dehydrogenase — MKEKVTVLGAGSWGTALAVVLSDNGHHVQLWGHRKEHIEEMEQKRVNEKYLPDVKLAANISLTYKLEEAVKDAETIVLAVPTKAMRDVLGQLNSILSKPALFVHVSKGIEPDSLKRITEIIEEEIPQTKRKDVVVLSGPSHAEEVSLRHPTTVTSSSENMQAAEYVQDLFINQYFRVYTNPDVVGVEIGGALKNIIALAAGISDGLGFGDNAKAALITRGLAEIARLGSKMGANPLTFSGLTGIGDLIVTCTSVHSRNWRAGNMLGKGKTLDEVLDSMGMVVEGVRTTKAAYQLAEKYNVKMPITRALYDVLFNGQNAKEAVESLMARVKTHEMEDLVNIMESRSCEDEK; from the coding sequence TTGAAGGAAAAAGTTACGGTTTTAGGTGCAGGGAGTTGGGGAACTGCCCTTGCAGTGGTTTTAAGTGACAATGGTCACCATGTGCAGTTGTGGGGACACAGAAAAGAACATATTGAAGAAATGGAACAAAAGCGCGTAAATGAAAAATATTTACCTGACGTAAAGCTAGCCGCTAATATTTCATTAACTTATAAGTTAGAAGAGGCGGTTAAAGATGCTGAAACAATCGTTTTAGCTGTGCCGACAAAAGCGATGAGAGACGTTTTAGGACAATTGAATTCCATCCTTTCAAAACCTGCATTGTTCGTTCATGTAAGTAAAGGAATAGAACCGGATTCATTAAAGAGGATTACGGAAATTATCGAAGAAGAAATACCACAAACGAAACGGAAGGATGTTGTCGTACTATCTGGACCGAGTCATGCAGAAGAGGTTAGCTTGCGACACCCGACAACTGTTACCTCCTCAAGTGAAAACATGCAAGCGGCCGAATACGTACAAGACTTATTTATTAATCAATATTTTCGCGTGTATACAAACCCTGATGTTGTAGGGGTGGAAATTGGCGGTGCATTAAAAAATATTATTGCTTTGGCAGCGGGTATTAGTGATGGCCTAGGTTTTGGAGATAATGCAAAAGCTGCCCTTATTACGAGAGGGTTAGCTGAAATCGCACGACTAGGAAGTAAAATGGGAGCAAATCCGTTAACGTTCTCCGGCCTTACAGGTATTGGGGATTTAATTGTAACGTGTACAAGTGTACATTCTCGTAATTGGCGAGCGGGAAATATGCTTGGAAAAGGGAAGACACTTGATGAGGTGCTGGATTCGATGGGAATGGTCGTAGAAGGAGTCCGGACAACGAAAGCAGCCTATCAACTTGCAGAAAAATATAACGTTAAAATGCCAATCACTCGTGCTTTATACGATGTCTTATTTAACGGACAAAATGCGAAGGAAGCGGTAGAATCGCTCATGGCTCGTGTAAAAACGCATGAAATGGAAGATTTGGTTAACATCATGGAATCACGATCTTGTGAAGATGAAAAGTAA
- a CDS encoding DUF2768 domain-containing protein: protein MTPALMKMWIALASMGFMFISVFSIYLSRFKLKGFWRILFSIIAYIFMILAGIIIFFVVFSGPVNE from the coding sequence ATGACACCTGCTTTAATGAAAATGTGGATTGCCCTTGCGTCAATGGGCTTTATGTTTATTTCCGTTTTTTCAATTTATTTGAGTAGATTTAAATTAAAGGGATTTTGGCGCATATTATTTTCAATCATTGCCTACATATTTATGATTTTAGCTGGAATCATTATCTTTTTTGTTGTATTTTCTGGACCAGTAAATGAATAA
- the spoIVA gene encoding stage IV sporulation protein A: MEKVDIFKDIAERTGGDIYLGVVGAVRTGKSTFIKKFMELVVLPNIENQSDKARAQDELPQSAAGRTIMTTEPKFVPNQAVTVHVDEGLDVNIRMVDCVGYTVPGAKGYEDENGPRMINTPWYEEPIPFHEAAEIGTRKVIQEHSTIGVVITTDGSIGEIPRSDYIEAEERVIDELKEVGKPFIMIVNSVHPHHPETERLRRELNEKYDIPVLCMSVESMRESDVISVLREALFEFPVLEVNVNLPSWVMVLREDHWLRESYQDTVKDTVKDIKRLRDVNLVVDHFSEYEFIERAGLAGIEMGQGIAEIDLYAPDDLYDQILKEVVGVEIRGKDHLLQLMQDFAHAKSEYDQVADALKMVKQTGYGIAAPALTDMSLDEPEIIRQGSRFGVRLKAVAPSIHMIKVDVESEFSPIIGTEKQSEELVRYLMQDFEDDPLSIWNSDIFGRSLSSIVREGIQAKLSLMPENARYKLKETLERIINEGSGGLIAIIL, translated from the coding sequence TTGGAAAAGGTAGATATTTTCAAAGATATCGCGGAACGAACAGGCGGTGACATTTATCTAGGAGTGGTAGGGGCTGTTCGAACAGGAAAGTCCACATTTATTAAGAAATTTATGGAATTAGTTGTTCTCCCCAACATTGAAAATCAGTCAGATAAAGCTCGAGCACAAGATGAGCTCCCGCAGAGTGCTGCAGGTAGAACAATCATGACGACGGAGCCGAAATTTGTCCCTAATCAAGCAGTCACGGTACATGTAGATGAGGGGCTTGATGTCAATATACGTATGGTAGACTGTGTTGGCTATACTGTTCCAGGAGCAAAAGGATATGAAGATGAAAATGGACCGAGAATGATTAATACCCCATGGTATGAAGAACCGATTCCGTTTCATGAAGCAGCTGAAATTGGAACGAGAAAAGTGATTCAAGAGCATTCTACAATTGGTGTTGTGATAACAACAGATGGATCAATTGGAGAAATACCTCGATCAGATTATATTGAAGCTGAGGAAAGAGTGATTGATGAGTTAAAAGAAGTCGGTAAGCCGTTCATCATGATCGTAAACTCCGTTCATCCACACCATCCAGAAACAGAACGACTAAGAAGAGAATTAAATGAAAAATATGATATCCCCGTGCTTTGTATGAGTGTTGAAAGTATGAGAGAGAGCGATGTCATAAGCGTGTTAAGAGAAGCATTGTTTGAATTTCCAGTGCTTGAGGTAAATGTTAATCTACCAAGCTGGGTCATGGTGTTGCGTGAAGATCACTGGTTAAGGGAGTCTTATCAAGATACGGTGAAAGATACGGTAAAAGATATTAAGAGATTAAGAGATGTTAATCTAGTCGTAGACCATTTTAGTGAGTATGAATTCATTGAACGTGCTGGTTTGGCAGGCATTGAGATGGGGCAAGGAATAGCTGAGATTGATTTATATGCACCAGATGATCTATATGATCAAATATTAAAAGAGGTTGTCGGGGTTGAAATTCGTGGGAAAGATCATTTATTGCAGTTAATGCAAGATTTCGCACATGCTAAATCAGAATATGACCAAGTTGCAGATGCTCTAAAAATGGTGAAGCAAACGGGGTATGGGATTGCAGCACCTGCTCTGACAGATATGAGTTTAGATGAACCTGAAATTATCCGTCAAGGCTCACGGTTTGGAGTTCGATTAAAGGCTGTGGCACCATCTATTCATATGATTAAAGTAGATGTTGAAAGCGAGTTTTCACCGATTATCGGAACTGAAAAGCAAAGTGAAGAACTCGTAAGATATTTAATGCAAGATTTTGAAGATGATCCATTATCCATTTGGAATTCAGATATTTTTGGTAGAAGCTTAAGCTCCATCGTTCGCGAAGGGATTCAAGCAAAGCTGTCGTTAATGCCTGAAAATGCAAGGTATAAGCTGAAAGAAACACTTGAACGAATCATAAATGAAGGTTCAGGTGGACTTATCGCTATTATACTTTAA
- a CDS encoding HU family DNA-binding protein, translating to MNKTELINQVAEMSELSKKDATKAVDAVFDTILEALKNGDKVQLIGFGNFEVRERAARKGRNPQTGEEIEIPASKVPAFKPGKALKDAVAGK from the coding sequence ATGAACAAGACAGAATTAATCAACCAAGTAGCTGAAATGAGCGAGTTATCTAAAAAAGATGCAACAAAAGCTGTTGATGCAGTTTTTGATACAATTTTAGAAGCTTTAAAAAACGGTGATAAAGTACAACTTATCGGTTTCGGTAACTTTGAAGTACGTGAGCGTGCAGCTCGTAAAGGTCGTAACCCACAAACAGGTGAAGAAATCGAAATCCCAGCTAGCAAAGTACCTGCATTCAAACCAGGTAAAGCTCTTAAAGACGCTGTTGCTGGAAAATAA
- the folE gene encoding GTP cyclohydrolase I FolE, translating to MGNVNREQIEHAVRLILEAIGEDPNREGLLDTPKRVAKMYEEVFEGLNQDPKEYFSTVFGEDHEELVLVKDIPFYSMCEHHLVPFYGKAHVAYIPKGGKVTGLSKLARAVEAVAKRPQLQERITSTIADSIVETLDPHGVMVVVEAEHMCMTMRGVKKPGSKTVTSAVRGCFLNDEAARSEVLSLIKY from the coding sequence ATGGGAAATGTAAATAGAGAACAAATTGAACATGCTGTCCGATTAATTTTAGAAGCTATTGGGGAAGATCCAAACCGCGAAGGTCTACTCGACACACCGAAACGTGTAGCAAAAATGTATGAGGAAGTATTTGAAGGACTTAATCAAGACCCTAAAGAATATTTCAGTACTGTATTTGGAGAAGATCACGAAGAGTTAGTTTTAGTTAAAGATATCCCGTTCTATTCAATGTGTGAACATCACTTAGTACCGTTTTACGGAAAAGCTCATGTTGCATACATTCCAAAAGGTGGGAAAGTTACAGGGCTTAGTAAATTAGCACGAGCTGTTGAAGCAGTGGCGAAAAGACCTCAGTTACAAGAGCGTATAACTTCCACGATTGCAGATAGTATTGTTGAAACACTTGACCCACATGGCGTTATGGTTGTAGTCGAGGCAGAGCATATGTGCATGACGATGAGAGGAGTTAAAAAGCCTGGTTCAAAAACGGTCACTTCAGCAGTTAGAGGGTGCTTCTTAAACGATGAAGCGGCTAGAAGTGAAGTGCTGTCATTAATTAAATATTAA
- the mtrB gene encoding trp RNA-binding attenuation protein MtrB produces the protein MNSAGNDYVIIKAVEDGVNVIGLTRGSDTRFHHSEKLDKGEVMIAQFTEHTSAIKVRGKALIQTSHGEIESDSRK, from the coding sequence GTGAATTCAGCAGGAAATGATTACGTGATTATTAAAGCAGTGGAAGATGGGGTAAACGTCATTGGATTAACGCGTGGTTCTGATACGCGCTTTCATCATTCGGAAAAGCTTGATAAAGGAGAAGTTATGATTGCCCAGTTTACTGAACACACGTCAGCGATTAAAGTACGTGGTAAAGCTTTAATACAGACAAGTCATGGAGAAATAGAGAGTGATTCACGAAAATAA
- a CDS encoding heptaprenyl diphosphate synthase component 1: MELKKTIASIKEAIENKLSHPFLARYVVKPFIDEDKLLLFYTLFKEADIPESEIHEYCTTAMLVQIALDTHDLVGNDKCNEREKFVERQLTVLAGDYFSGLYYAILADLKDVKMIQVLANAIKEINESKIQLYHSTHSLEEQLECLKKIEGALSFQLGVHMNQSSFASFACHYLTYKRICEEADRLNEGDSSIFIESLKRTKYNEQQMKSKLFDVSQKWYEQVIAFLNSNRVHSQALIDYLYDRIHTMQYSHQHMLNKMVEEG; the protein is encoded by the coding sequence ATGGAATTGAAAAAAACAATAGCATCCATTAAGGAAGCAATTGAAAACAAACTTTCACATCCGTTTTTAGCAAGGTATGTTGTAAAGCCTTTTATCGATGAAGATAAATTGCTTTTGTTTTATACATTGTTTAAGGAAGCGGATATACCGGAGAGCGAAATTCACGAGTATTGCACAACGGCAATGCTAGTCCAAATAGCCCTTGATACCCATGACTTAGTAGGCAACGATAAATGTAATGAACGAGAAAAATTTGTCGAAAGACAGCTGACTGTTTTAGCCGGAGACTATTTTAGCGGTTTGTATTATGCTATATTAGCTGATTTAAAAGATGTCAAAATGATTCAAGTATTAGCAAATGCCATTAAGGAGATTAACGAAAGTAAAATTCAACTTTATCATTCCACTCACTCACTTGAGGAGCAGTTGGAGTGTTTGAAGAAAATTGAAGGTGCATTATCCTTCCAATTAGGTGTTCATATGAACCAATCCTCATTTGCCTCATTTGCTTGTCATTATTTAACTTATAAACGAATATGTGAGGAAGCTGATCGTTTGAATGAAGGAGACTCATCAATATTTATTGAAAGTTTAAAAAGAACGAAATACAACGAGCAACAAATGAAATCAAAATTATTCGATGTAAGTCAAAAATGGTATGAACAAGTTATAGCGTTTTTAAATTCAAATCGTGTTCATTCTCAAGCATTAATCGATTACTTATATGACCGCATTCATACGATGCAATACTCGCATCAACATATGCTAAACAAAATGGTGGAAGAAGGGTAA